In a genomic window of Methanomassiliicoccus sp.:
- a CDS encoding PAS domain S-box protein, protein MDNKFKVVTIVILTILALTLTLIFNLIGTTSILLSLFFFVPIILSAYWFNYHGVSTSLVLVAVLIGTDVYTGQESLLIDDLLHAVTFVGVAVIIAILSTRIRRSVDALTEVKRIMRGSESSYRSVVDHISEGLFIYDFSGKLLDCNERACLMVGYNRSELLSMNLGAINGQDDKQLMEERISLLMELDNIEFDGELISKKGEHHSVSFVASLVSTEGAGKVQSIVRDISWRKEAEEEIRSSRDQLAEAQRIAHLGSWDWNLEDNKLVWSEEAYRIFKKDSNEFIPTYERYKALLDPSDKAFVESEVQAALDYKRPVDMIYHIILDDGTRKTVQQMGKVTFDDKGNPIRMDGIVQDITDRKRIEDALRQANMKLNLMSNITRHDMRNVIMTIDGYLELASMPKNEQKRNELISKAQASLEHLDRLVQFSKDYQDIGVQSPLWNDISSILRKYEHLVKGAGRELEIDTDGLEIFADQMLEKVILNLIDNSLRYADGASRIHFFAKSTEAELVLICEDDGPGVVEAEKEQIFEKGFGKNTGLGLFMVREILGITEIAIKENGRPGMGARFEMHIPPHGYRYAVDFTQRQTTMEGVEE, encoded by the coding sequence ATGGATAATAAGTTCAAGGTTGTTACAATCGTTATTTTAACCATTTTAGCCCTGACCTTGACACTCATTTTTAATTTGATTGGGACCACTTCAATATTGCTCAGTTTATTCTTCTTCGTTCCCATTATCCTCTCTGCCTATTGGTTCAATTATCATGGGGTCTCCACATCCCTGGTCCTTGTTGCTGTGCTCATTGGCACAGATGTCTATACTGGCCAAGAAAGCCTCCTTATTGACGACCTCCTACACGCCGTTACGTTCGTTGGCGTTGCAGTTATTATCGCCATCTTGAGCACCAGAATTAGAAGGAGTGTGGATGCTCTCACTGAAGTAAAGAGAATCATGAGAGGAAGCGAATCAAGTTATCGCTCAGTGGTGGATCACATCAGCGAGGGTCTGTTCATCTATGATTTCTCCGGAAAACTACTAGACTGCAACGAGCGGGCCTGCCTGATGGTTGGCTATAATCGAAGCGAATTACTCAGTATGAACCTCGGGGCAATTAATGGGCAGGATGACAAACAGCTCATGGAAGAGCGCATATCTCTGCTGATGGAACTAGATAACATCGAGTTCGATGGAGAATTGATCTCGAAGAAGGGAGAACATCATTCCGTCAGTTTCGTCGCCAGTCTGGTCTCCACCGAGGGTGCGGGAAAGGTCCAGAGCATCGTGCGAGATATCTCCTGGCGAAAGGAGGCTGAGGAGGAGATCCGTTCGAGCCGCGATCAGCTAGCGGAAGCTCAACGTATCGCACATTTAGGAAGCTGGGATTGGAATTTAGAAGATAATAAGCTCGTATGGTCTGAAGAGGCTTATAGGATATTCAAGAAGGATTCCAACGAGTTCATCCCCACCTACGAGCGTTACAAGGCGTTATTGGATCCGTCTGATAAGGCCTTCGTTGAAAGTGAAGTGCAGGCTGCCTTAGATTATAAGCGCCCCGTGGACATGATATACCATATTATTCTGGACGATGGAACGAGGAAGACCGTTCAACAAATGGGTAAAGTGACCTTCGATGACAAAGGAAATCCAATCCGTATGGATGGGATAGTGCAGGACATTACCGACCGAAAGCGTATCGAGGACGCTCTGCGCCAAGCGAATATGAAGCTCAACTTGATGAGCAACATCACCAGGCATGACATGAGGAATGTCATAATGACCATTGATGGTTATCTGGAACTCGCTTCCATGCCAAAAAATGAACAGAAGAGAAATGAGTTAATATCGAAGGCTCAGGCTAGCCTAGAGCATTTGGATCGTTTGGTCCAGTTCTCCAAGGATTACCAAGACATCGGTGTACAAAGCCCACTTTGGAATGATATATCATCCATCCTACGAAAGTACGAGCATCTGGTCAAAGGAGCTGGTCGAGAACTGGAGATAGATACCGACGGCCTGGAGATATTCGCCGATCAGATGCTTGAGAAGGTCATCCTCAACCTGATCGATAACTCGCTCAGGTATGCGGATGGGGCATCCAGGATTCACTTCTTTGCAAAGAGCACTGAGGCGGAACTAGTCCTCATATGCGAGGATGATGGCCCTGGAGTAGTAGAAGCTGAAAAAGAACAGATATTCGAAAAGGGGTTTGGAAAAAATACGGGTTTAGGCCTATTTATGGTCCGAGAGATCTTAGGAATAACGGAGATTGCTATCAAAGAGAATGGTAGGCCTGGAATGGGGGCAAGGTTCGAGATGCATATCCCCCCTCATGGATACCGCTACGCCGTAGATTTTACCCAAAGACAGACCACTATGGAGGGAGTTGAAGAGTAG
- a CDS encoding hydantoinase/oxoprolinase family protein — MTIDVSNGIIYGLGIDTGGTYTDAAILDLRTKKVLFKAKARTTHHQLSIGLGEAIDNVLDAFGSRSFDPSLVGVSTTLATNSILEGKGGQVGLIGLGWKPQDGWDLGASIQRFVGGGHDVRGRSVGLLDVEGIEAAARDMKGRVDSVVVSGLFSVHNPYHEIEAGKLVGQRHGIPTVLAHQLTGELGIHERTVTAVLNARLIPVLQDFLSRVEGILADRQIAAPVMVFKGDGTLMNMRTAMERPVDTILSGPAASAMGGGVLAGIDDCVVVDMGGTSTDIAVLENGVPKVTSEGSMVGQWRTRVEAVDMWTTALGGDSEVRAGRTTKLIIGPERVVPLCFASQEHPGLIAKMSALSEARFLIAPPQQHRLSPSEDRIVAFLRKNGPTTPGELKREMEDIILLDSHLRDLRARGIVQGIGLTPTDVLHACGVFIRGDREASRVGVRLYASVLGIEDDELIQEVMRSVTARIADEVMHKLLSDELGALPDSPSFKGVMDLITGRRCCPTISLKAQVNRPIVGLGAPARVFISPLAEILGARVIIPEDHDVGNAVGAVCGQVSEFVDVFVYPREKGYAVFSSLNAPFPCGGEDEAVRKAKELATRYALERARAAGGTDLVVDLRVEEERGLSNSTLQSDELVQMRVRARAVGRPSVEL; from the coding sequence ATGACCATCGACGTTAGCAACGGCATCATTTATGGGTTGGGGATCGACACCGGCGGCACCTATACCGACGCAGCGATACTGGACCTCCGCACTAAAAAGGTCCTGTTCAAGGCCAAGGCCCGCACAACTCATCACCAGCTGAGCATCGGGCTGGGAGAAGCCATCGACAATGTCTTGGATGCCTTCGGGTCGCGGTCGTTCGACCCCAGCCTGGTGGGGGTGTCCACGACCCTTGCCACCAATTCCATCCTTGAAGGCAAAGGGGGCCAGGTAGGCCTCATCGGTCTGGGCTGGAAGCCACAGGACGGGTGGGACCTGGGCGCCAGTATCCAGAGGTTCGTCGGAGGAGGCCATGACGTCAGAGGCCGGTCCGTCGGTCTCTTGGATGTCGAAGGCATCGAAGCGGCGGCCCGGGATATGAAGGGACGGGTTGATAGTGTGGTCGTGTCCGGCCTGTTCAGCGTTCACAACCCCTATCATGAGATCGAGGCAGGGAAGCTCGTAGGCCAGCGACATGGCATTCCCACCGTCCTAGCTCATCAGCTCACCGGGGAACTGGGGATTCATGAGCGCACAGTGACAGCAGTGCTCAACGCTCGCCTGATCCCCGTCCTCCAGGACTTCCTCTCCCGCGTGGAAGGCATCCTTGCCGACCGCCAGATAGCCGCCCCGGTGATGGTATTCAAGGGGGACGGAACGTTGATGAACATGCGCACGGCGATGGAACGACCGGTGGACACCATCCTGTCCGGCCCGGCGGCCAGCGCCATGGGCGGAGGGGTGCTCGCGGGTATCGACGACTGCGTGGTGGTGGATATGGGAGGCACTTCGACCGATATCGCGGTATTGGAGAACGGCGTGCCGAAGGTCACCTCGGAAGGCTCTATGGTCGGTCAGTGGAGGACCAGGGTAGAGGCTGTAGACATGTGGACAACCGCCTTGGGCGGCGACTCTGAGGTCCGGGCAGGGAGGACCACCAAACTGATCATCGGACCTGAACGGGTGGTCCCGCTATGTTTCGCCTCCCAGGAGCATCCTGGGCTGATAGCCAAGATGTCCGCGTTGAGTGAAGCGCGGTTCCTAATTGCACCGCCCCAGCAACACCGTCTGTCGCCCTCGGAGGATCGCATCGTCGCCTTTCTGCGGAAGAACGGTCCCACGACTCCTGGAGAGCTCAAGAGAGAGATGGAAGACATCATCCTGCTGGACTCGCACCTCCGGGACCTTCGGGCCAGAGGCATAGTACAGGGCATCGGCCTAACCCCGACCGACGTCCTCCATGCCTGCGGTGTTTTCATCAGGGGCGATCGGGAAGCATCCCGGGTCGGCGTCCGCCTCTACGCCAGCGTGCTAGGGATAGAAGATGACGAGCTTATCCAGGAGGTCATGCGTTCGGTCACCGCTCGCATCGCCGATGAGGTGATGCACAAGCTATTGTCCGATGAATTGGGGGCACTGCCCGACTCGCCATCGTTCAAGGGTGTCATGGACCTTATTACTGGTCGAAGGTGCTGCCCGACGATAAGCCTCAAAGCCCAGGTGAATCGCCCCATCGTCGGGCTGGGCGCTCCGGCTAGGGTCTTCATCTCACCCCTAGCCGAGATCCTGGGAGCCAGGGTCATCATCCCCGAGGACCACGACGTAGGGAACGCCGTGGGCGCGGTCTGCGGGCAGGTGTCCGAGTTCGTGGACGTGTTCGTCTACCCCCGGGAGAAGGGTTATGCGGTGTTCTCCTCGCTCAATGCCCCATTCCCCTGTGGGGGTGAGGACGAAGCGGTGAGGAAGGCCAAGGAGCTTGCGACCAGGTATGCGTTGGAGCGGGCGCGGGCCGCGGGTGGGACGGACCTTGTTGTCGATCTCAGGGTGGAGGAGGAGCGAGGTCTCTCCAACAGCACCCTCCAGTCTGACGAGCTGGTCCAGATGAGGGTCCGGGCCCGGGCGGTCGGTCGGCCATCAGTCGAGCTCTAG
- a CDS encoding tetrahydromethanopterin S-methyltransferase subunit A, with the protein MDIVGKVELARPEEDGRAWPLVPGDYVVSDPSSPVAVLIIGRGRVDLEEGYAIKGTMKTENMGLEKVVTNIVSNHTIRFLIVCGREEFGHFPANAILSLHRNGVDDQMRIIGSRSAIPFLCNLSREAVERFRQQVEVVDLVHVKEVTEIVAYDPEYVLDPPSVEELARAIKECRDRDPGPLTAPALTSTGSALRAEGESIARQLNRLADDFVGQMLRMPSERLSTWTDIAIVSSEFRVILDPVDGVVRMVPSVELAGRLQRYLKGVQ; encoded by the coding sequence ATGGACATTGTGGGAAAAGTCGAACTTGCCCGGCCCGAGGAAGATGGGCGCGCCTGGCCTCTGGTCCCCGGAGATTATGTGGTGAGTGACCCGAGCAGTCCGGTGGCGGTTCTGATCATCGGGCGGGGAAGGGTGGACCTTGAGGAGGGATATGCCATCAAGGGGACGATGAAGACGGAGAACATGGGATTGGAGAAGGTAGTGACGAACATCGTGAGCAATCATACCATCCGGTTCCTCATCGTCTGCGGCCGGGAGGAGTTCGGCCACTTTCCGGCCAATGCCATCCTTTCCCTGCACCGAAACGGTGTGGACGACCAGATGAGAATCATCGGCTCCCGTTCGGCCATCCCCTTCCTCTGCAACCTGTCCCGGGAGGCGGTCGAGCGCTTCCGCCAGCAGGTGGAGGTCGTCGATCTGGTGCACGTGAAGGAGGTGACGGAGATCGTGGCCTACGATCCCGAGTACGTGCTCGACCCGCCGAGCGTCGAAGAACTGGCGAGAGCGATAAAGGAATGCCGGGACCGAGATCCGGGGCCGTTGACAGCCCCGGCGCTCACATCCACCGGCAGTGCGCTGCGGGCCGAGGGAGAGAGCATCGCCCGCCAGTTGAACCGCCTGGCCGACGACTTCGTGGGGCAGATGCTCAGGATGCCGAGCGAGCGGCTGAGCACCTGGACCGACATTGCCATCGTGTCCTCCGAGTTCCGGGTGATCCTCGATCCGGTCGACGGGGTAGTAAGGATGGTGCCCTCAGTAGAGCTCGCGGGGCGGTTGCAGAGATACCTGAAGGGGGTGCAATAA
- a CDS encoding uroporphyrinogen decarboxylase family protein → MIPRDRFQAALEGEETDRVPLFYQHLGAAKWLLQDTGLRWYDGFHDPDIFSKLALASYRMYGFDNVMAGWGDILIEAQAHGMVWKWPERDFYPRVDRYVELSEVDKLTPVDPRKDRFWSVPLRAASIMMDEVGKEVAVVGCINSPAVIASELFGLENVMMTYFTDPDVTAKALGVLTESSRAYGEALREIGVEEVFIENGTAGGEMVSLEQYAQFDGKYMHETVRSYRENGLRTICHNCAARPFWSTQMEYGPTAIHLHLKYVDPAEVFDAVRGKACMIAGIDHAELLQSGTPDQVEKTVKGTLDQWGPGPGIIVGPGCEMGYKTPVENIKRLRDSVERYGRRVRE, encoded by the coding sequence ATGATCCCCCGCGATCGGTTCCAGGCCGCGCTGGAAGGAGAGGAGACGGACAGGGTGCCGCTATTCTACCAGCACCTCGGAGCGGCAAAGTGGCTGCTGCAGGACACCGGACTGCGATGGTACGATGGGTTTCATGACCCAGATATCTTCTCCAAGCTTGCCCTGGCCTCCTACCGGATGTACGGTTTCGACAATGTGATGGCGGGATGGGGGGACATCCTGATCGAGGCCCAGGCCCATGGCATGGTATGGAAGTGGCCTGAGAGGGATTTCTATCCCCGGGTGGACAGGTATGTGGAGTTGAGCGAAGTGGATAAGCTCACACCGGTCGATCCGCGGAAGGACAGGTTCTGGTCGGTTCCCCTACGGGCGGCATCGATCATGATGGACGAAGTAGGCAAAGAGGTGGCGGTGGTCGGCTGCATCAACTCGCCGGCGGTCATCGCCTCCGAGCTGTTCGGTCTGGAGAACGTGATGATGACCTACTTCACCGACCCCGATGTCACCGCCAAAGCGCTGGGGGTGCTGACCGAATCCTCCCGGGCGTACGGAGAAGCCCTGAGGGAGATTGGAGTGGAGGAGGTCTTCATCGAGAACGGCACCGCTGGCGGGGAGATGGTAAGTCTGGAGCAGTACGCCCAGTTCGACGGGAAGTACATGCACGAGACGGTACGCTCATACCGCGAGAACGGGCTGAGGACGATATGCCACAATTGCGCGGCCCGTCCGTTCTGGTCCACGCAGATGGAGTATGGTCCGACGGCCATCCACCTCCACCTCAAGTACGTGGACCCCGCGGAGGTTTTCGATGCGGTCAGGGGGAAGGCGTGCATGATCGCCGGCATCGACCACGCTGAGCTGCTTCAGTCGGGGACACCCGATCAGGTGGAGAAAACGGTGAAAGGCACGCTGGATCAATGGGGTCCCGGCCCGGGGATCATCGTCGGACCGGGTTGCGAGATGGGGTATAAAACCCCTGTGGAAAATATCAAGCGGCTCAGGGACAGCGTGGAACGCTACGGCCGGCGGGTGAGGGAGTGA
- a CDS encoding cupin domain-containing protein produces MTNSKGKKKGFNSNIERDTLDNTNFRKVMYTAKYSQLVLMCLKPGEEIGMEAHDDGDQFFRFEEGEGMVSIDGHEYKVKDGSAVVIPAGAMHNVTNTGKDLLKMYTIYSPPEHQDGTLHKTKAEVKEEHFDGKTTE; encoded by the coding sequence ATGACCAACAGCAAAGGGAAGAAGAAAGGGTTCAATTCAAACATAGAGAGGGACACCTTGGACAATACCAATTTCCGCAAGGTCATGTACACAGCCAAGTACAGCCAGCTGGTCCTAATGTGCTTGAAGCCGGGTGAGGAGATTGGCATGGAGGCCCACGATGATGGGGATCAGTTCTTCCGTTTCGAGGAGGGTGAGGGTATGGTCTCGATCGACGGCCATGAGTACAAGGTCAAGGATGGGAGCGCAGTGGTCATACCTGCAGGAGCGATGCACAACGTGACCAACACCGGCAAGGATCTGCTAAAGATGTACACAATCTATTCTCCCCCAGAGCACCAGGATGGAACGTTGCACAAGACCAAGGCTGAGGTCAAGGAAGAGCACTTTGACGGCAAGACCACGGAGTGA
- a CDS encoding MGMT family protein, translated as MGADDDGIYVRFSEELGLYIEMVIKGGEVEAVSLTVEAPSEPYRTDHPFLERVIGHIATGRDDLRDIPVHLVTSSFDHQVLEALREIPSGQVMSYGEVARKLGRPRAARAVGNACARNPVPIIIPCHRVVPASGRLGNYSGGGGPRTKEAILEREGALGGPKEKKL; from the coding sequence ATGGGGGCGGATGACGACGGCATATATGTACGGTTCAGTGAGGAGCTGGGCTTGTACATCGAAATGGTCATCAAGGGAGGAGAGGTGGAAGCGGTGAGTCTGACGGTGGAAGCCCCGAGTGAGCCTTACCGAACTGACCATCCATTCTTGGAAAGGGTTATTGGGCACATCGCCACCGGAAGGGACGACCTGAGGGACATCCCGGTGCACCTGGTGACCTCTTCCTTTGATCACCAGGTACTGGAGGCTTTGCGGGAGATCCCCTCCGGCCAGGTGATGAGTTATGGGGAGGTGGCCAGAAAGCTTGGCCGCCCTCGTGCGGCGAGAGCGGTGGGGAACGCCTGCGCCCGGAATCCGGTGCCAATAATAATCCCCTGTCACCGCGTGGTCCCTGCCTCTGGGCGTCTCGGTAATTATTCGGGTGGCGGCGGCCCACGGACCAAAGAGGCGATCCTGGAAAGAGAAGGCGCGCTCGGCGGGCCGAAGGAAAAAAAGCTCTAA
- a CDS encoding APC family permease produces the protein MTDTNEQCGLKRCISWKHGFLIGIGIPLAIIPSIGITVELLWAASVLLWGLSVIQGFIQNMAFAELATTFPNASGIPGFCQEIFKSKDGENKRFDRGRFIGGFCGWAYWLVWAPGLAVFIIIISNYLGAVFPDLAAMDQLQLNIILGLIILGGLAIIASTGLKSGALLGLIVGMLTIVPIALIALAPFATGNFHLENLTSAMVPADWTWDGDHMMMVLGLVVIAQWSACCWEMVAVYGPEYQKPSVDVPKALFAAGIVCLIMYVLIQTSVIGALGVEGVLAEPISPLYGVAVMCFGSLAGSIVILLMVFACILLIQIGYSAGARAMHAMALEGNLPRWFAKTNRKGEPMRGILVIALFNLALLFILQGNPVAILAMSAIGYVFVFAIALFAYVKASRDPALKDLERPYKAPRGWKWIALVLAILQMPFLLIGAVYINNLAYGIVPTMVGFGVLVLFIPLWLYSQRENYKERMSARTKEKAELN, from the coding sequence ATGACAGATACGAACGAGCAATGCGGCCTCAAGCGATGCATAAGTTGGAAGCACGGTTTCCTGATCGGCATAGGCATCCCTTTGGCCATCATCCCCAGCATCGGCATTACGGTCGAGCTCCTGTGGGCCGCCTCGGTACTGCTATGGGGACTGTCGGTCATCCAGGGATTCATACAGAACATGGCCTTCGCTGAGCTAGCTACCACCTTCCCTAACGCCTCAGGTATACCTGGCTTCTGCCAGGAGATCTTCAAGTCGAAGGATGGCGAGAATAAGAGATTCGATCGGGGACGGTTCATCGGCGGATTCTGCGGATGGGCCTATTGGTTGGTCTGGGCGCCTGGGCTGGCAGTCTTCATAATCATCATCAGCAACTACCTGGGGGCGGTGTTCCCGGACCTCGCTGCAATGGATCAACTGCAGCTCAATATCATCCTAGGGCTCATCATCCTAGGAGGTTTGGCCATCATCGCCTCCACCGGGCTGAAGTCAGGAGCGTTGCTCGGGCTGATCGTAGGCATGCTGACCATTGTGCCCATCGCTCTTATCGCTCTAGCTCCTTTCGCCACTGGCAACTTCCACCTGGAGAACCTTACCTCCGCCATGGTCCCCGCTGATTGGACCTGGGACGGCGACCATATGATGATGGTCCTGGGGCTGGTGGTCATCGCCCAGTGGTCAGCCTGCTGCTGGGAGATGGTCGCGGTATATGGCCCAGAGTACCAAAAGCCCTCCGTGGACGTACCAAAAGCCCTCTTTGCCGCGGGCATCGTGTGCCTTATTATGTACGTCCTGATCCAGACCTCGGTCATCGGAGCCCTGGGAGTGGAAGGCGTCCTCGCTGAACCGATCTCCCCTCTGTACGGCGTTGCGGTCATGTGCTTCGGTTCCCTCGCCGGGTCGATCGTCATCTTGCTGATGGTATTTGCTTGCATCCTTCTCATCCAGATCGGCTACTCCGCCGGGGCCAGGGCCATGCATGCTATGGCCCTGGAAGGCAACCTCCCGCGCTGGTTCGCCAAGACCAACCGCAAGGGCGAACCTATGCGCGGGATTCTCGTCATCGCCTTGTTCAACCTGGCTTTGCTGTTCATCCTCCAGGGGAACCCGGTGGCTATTCTGGCCATGTCCGCAATCGGTTATGTGTTCGTGTTCGCCATCGCCCTCTTCGCCTATGTCAAGGCGAGCCGGGATCCCGCCCTCAAGGATCTGGAGAGGCCATATAAGGCACCACGCGGATGGAAGTGGATAGCATTGGTCCTGGCCATCCTGCAGATGCCTTTCCTCCTGATCGGCGCCGTGTACATCAACAACCTGGCCTATGGCATCGTACCGACGATGGTAGGGTTCGGGGTCCTAGTCCTCTTCATACCTCTGTGGCTATACTCTCAGCGGGAGAACTACAAGGAGAGAATGAGTGCCCGCACCAAAGAAAAAGCGGAATTGAACTGA
- a CDS encoding B12-binding domain-containing protein translates to MLDFDNVKADMILTRYDIKMESQEKPEAIAARMLPKDPLLKKVAEDVLNLKGKLIEDDVKAALKENSPEDVIEGGLLKGMDVVSELYGRGIYYLPHVMVASDAMDKGMKIAEAALQHGKKVKGTIVMHAAEGDPHDIGKNIAAVLLKSNGFGVVDLGRDVLVSDVVAAVEKNKPQMVTGTALMTTTMSAFPKIAERLEEMGINIPFVCAGGAVNRQYVESYPMGVYAEKAAQGPALATKTVEGWDWRKLRDKWDDLMAGKA, encoded by the coding sequence ATGCTAGACTTCGACAATGTGAAAGCCGACATGATCTTGACTCGGTATGACATCAAGATGGAGTCGCAGGAGAAGCCAGAGGCAATTGCTGCGAGGATGCTTCCCAAGGACCCGCTCCTGAAGAAGGTCGCAGAGGATGTATTGAACCTGAAGGGCAAGCTCATCGAGGACGATGTTAAGGCTGCTCTGAAGGAGAACTCCCCTGAGGACGTCATCGAGGGTGGCCTGCTGAAGGGCATGGATGTTGTGTCTGAGCTTTACGGACGCGGTATCTACTACCTGCCGCACGTCATGGTCGCCTCTGACGCCATGGACAAGGGAATGAAGATCGCTGAGGCTGCCCTCCAGCACGGAAAGAAGGTTAAGGGCACCATCGTTATGCACGCCGCTGAGGGTGACCCCCACGACATTGGCAAGAACATCGCCGCTGTGCTGCTGAAGTCCAACGGCTTCGGTGTCGTCGACCTGGGCAGGGATGTCTTGGTCTCCGATGTTGTCGCTGCTGTCGAGAAGAACAAGCCCCAGATGGTCACCGGCACCGCCCTTATGACCACCACCATGTCCGCTTTCCCCAAGATCGCGGAGAGGCTGGAAGAGATGGGCATAAACATCCCGTTCGTCTGCGCCGGCGGTGCAGTCAACAGGCAGTATGTGGAGTCTTACCCGATGGGTGTCTACGCCGAGAAGGCCGCCCAGGGACCCGCCCTTGCTACCAAGACCGTTGAGGGCTGGGACTGGAGGAAGTTGAGAGACAAGTGGGACGACCTGATGGCGGGGAAGGCTTAA
- the mtaB gene encoding methanol--corrinoid protein co-methyltransferase MtaB, whose amino-acid sequence MSLKNFTKMEYGSADEIVFGDAKYPLSYGLGLKVGAGFVSPEINFAPRPGSEKNPESLTKEYVEYITKDIMNRAVTLGFPSLQLENEWIHQMGNNPEKFAKPVVAGQKAVMQKFHDEYGVACAIRHTVADPRLAEMGLRPGMDKTHMYPEKTLDSLEVAAANGADVLSIESMGGKEVADYAIVRQDIRGWLFGIGYLGSIDMEWLWPQIVDVAKKHKIVPGGDTNCAGANTSMFMAGGYLDKDIPRVFAAVTRAIASARTLVAIECGATGPDKDCGYEGPVLKAISGRPSAQEGKGAQDAHADLMGNLIAQVCDLWSNESVEYHPEFGGSSVQCWLGVIGYEAALMNAAKQMKQDKVLRDVYVASDRFRSPEGFCMAYDNAYKIGQAIVSEGNNYYLRAKAAGLKACELIQESNQKGKLKLSKQEKDTLNKMLTDLNSLPSEEGKFVDWALKEYKNVPAFNPKNYEL is encoded by the coding sequence ATGTCGCTGAAGAACTTTACTAAGATGGAATATGGCTCCGCAGATGAGATCGTTTTCGGAGATGCGAAGTACCCCCTGTCCTACGGCCTTGGCCTCAAGGTCGGCGCTGGGTTCGTTTCCCCCGAGATCAACTTTGCCCCCAGGCCTGGGTCCGAGAAGAACCCGGAGTCCCTGACCAAGGAGTACGTCGAGTACATCACCAAGGACATCATGAACCGCGCGGTCACCCTCGGGTTCCCCTCCCTCCAGCTGGAGAACGAGTGGATCCACCAGATGGGTAACAACCCCGAGAAGTTCGCGAAGCCCGTCGTGGCTGGCCAGAAGGCCGTAATGCAGAAGTTCCACGACGAGTACGGCGTTGCTTGCGCTATCAGGCACACCGTGGCTGACCCCAGGCTCGCCGAAATGGGTCTGAGGCCCGGCATGGACAAGACCCACATGTACCCTGAGAAGACCCTGGACTCCCTCGAGGTCGCTGCGGCGAACGGCGCCGATGTGCTGTCCATCGAGAGCATGGGCGGCAAGGAAGTCGCTGACTACGCTATCGTCAGGCAGGATATCCGCGGCTGGCTGTTCGGTATCGGCTACCTCGGCTCCATCGACATGGAGTGGCTGTGGCCCCAGATCGTTGACGTTGCCAAGAAGCACAAGATCGTGCCTGGCGGCGACACCAACTGCGCCGGTGCCAACACCTCGATGTTCATGGCCGGCGGCTACCTGGACAAGGATATCCCCCGTGTTTTCGCTGCCGTCACCCGTGCCATCGCCTCCGCCAGGACGCTCGTGGCCATCGAGTGCGGTGCCACCGGACCGGACAAGGACTGCGGCTACGAGGGCCCCGTCCTGAAGGCCATCTCTGGCCGCCCGTCGGCCCAGGAAGGCAAGGGCGCTCAGGATGCGCACGCTGACCTGATGGGTAACCTCATCGCTCAGGTGTGCGACCTGTGGTCCAACGAGTCCGTCGAGTACCACCCTGAGTTCGGTGGCTCGTCCGTCCAGTGCTGGCTCGGTGTCATCGGGTACGAGGCTGCCCTGATGAACGCTGCCAAGCAGATGAAGCAGGACAAGGTCCTCAGGGACGTCTACGTCGCTTCCGACAGGTTCCGGAGCCCCGAAGGGTTCTGCATGGCCTACGACAACGCCTACAAGATCGGCCAGGCCATCGTGAGCGAGGGCAACAACTACTACCTCAGGGCCAAGGCTGCCGGTCTCAAGGCCTGCGAGCTCATCCAGGAGTCCAACCAGAAGGGCAAGCTGAAGCTGTCCAAGCAGGAGAAGGACACCCTGAACAAGATGCTCACCGACCTGAACTCCCTCCCGTCCGAGGAAGGCAAGTTCGTCGACTGGGCGCTGAAGGAGTACAAGAACGTACCTGCCTTCAACCCCAAGAACTACGAGCTCTAA